GCAAACTTTGagcccccctccctccctgaATAGCTACTCCCACCTGTCCCACCTATACCAACACCCACACAGAACGAGTTGCGCAATTAAAGCAGCATTGAAAACGGAAGATAATGACACCAGGAATTAAACACTAACAAAAGCACCAAATAtaactccatgcatgcatgcatataatgtaTAAATACAACGTATACATATAAAAGACAAAAACAGCAATTGGAAGCAGTCCTATATAATACTCTAAGCCATCAGTCACATTCAAAGGTGCATGTAGTCATCAGACTCATGTAAATGGGGGAATTGGCTTTCGTGAAATGCATGTAGAGCTACAGATTTAACCTttccatgataattatgtctaaaCTTAAAAAAGAGAGGAAGCAATCTTCAATAAGTAAGTGTAATTCTACTCATTTACTCTGTCTATAGCCATTCTACAACCCATTCTACAGTATTCTACCCCATTCTAGTGGCCATGCAGCAAATTCTAGCGCTCCACACATGCAGGAATTACCAAAAGTTTTGCCTGATAATTATGACGTTTTCTTAACAAGGCGCCAATTAGACAAGTTAATtcatgtgggggggggggggggggcatgcatCCAGCCCAACAAAGGTGTTTCGATCATTGCTGGGAGTGTTCGATGATTCAACAATATTGGCACAGTCAAGTACTTGCATTAGGATCCAAACGCAATAACGCCCTCGATTGAAACATACTAAGTAAGAGCATTGGTGAGGATCAGTGGACCATATAGTGGCCAACTTGAATTTAGCACTGTGACACAGAATCTGAAATTAGCTTTTGGCTATCAGCTATTCAGCTATCAGTTCAGCTTTATAACTATCAGTGTTTGATCAGCAAGGACTGGACCACAGAATCTGGGAGAAGGTTCTAATTCTGGCTGGGTAGTAAATGCAACCCACCGAATATTCAGCTCCACCCTGCAGGTCACAGACAGTGGCCAATGTGATCACCATGCAGGAAGCTTTCAGCTTTCAGCAtttatatagctgcatgtggtGAATGGATGGATCAACATAATAATGCCTATTTTTTATGTATAAGGCCAACACAACTGCACATGTGCAGATTCTACATAATATTTTTTACATAAAGGGTTATTTTGTGAAACATATCTCTTTACACTTCGAGCTGAAAATCCCTTCATTTGAGGGCATTGTTGCTTCAATTCAGCAGAAATCTCTCTGTAAGTTTTTCCAGTCATAATCATGGCTTTTATATCCTCCACACTAACAGACTCCATGATGTTAAACGTACACGTGTAGCTGCATctaagaataattatgacgtcagTAGGTCAGGGGATCTAGTCGAGTCTGCGCATGCTCTACTTTGGCCACATGTGCAATGCCATTTTTTGGTCACATGTGCAACGTATGGTACGCGGTGTGTGCGATGTCTCTTCTTTTCTCAATCACGAAGGACGATAGAACAATCAAACTAAAGCCGACACAGTTGTCTACTGAAACAATGGGTAAAGTGTTCAATCTGTCAGCAGACAGTATCTTTTTGATAGGAGACGATGGTACCGTGGCCACAGCAGAAGATGGGAACTTCAACTCATGAAATGGACTCTGACATTAGCTGAACAGTGAGTGGCAAccagctatagatctactccTATGCCGGCTATAGTTTAACAACCTATTCAACCCAAGTTCTCAAAATGGAAGCCTCAAGGATCCAGCTTAAATGCTCCATCTTCCCTTTCTCTAAAGAAACCAGGCAGCTCGAAGGCATGTTGGACAAAGAGTGTGGAAATCTGCTCCTACGACAAGTCGTACGATTCTATCAAGAAAAAGTTCAACTTGCCAATCATTTTAACTGAAAGTACGGCAAGTGTGTCACAGATAGTTGGGATTGTGTCAGCTGAGGGATTTGAAGGAGATTCTGTCATTATTCTAGACTCTCAAAACCTAAGGATACCGGACAGCAATGGAACCAAAGGTaccggtatataattatgtcatcatCATTAATCagagtgtcatacagggggagaGAAATAATAGTTGGTGctaatcacatgatctccagccaatcagttgaaagtagtcaggtgaccatggattaaataacttaatccacacttaagtgtgctttaagttagtttgttaatgcacactttttatcaaaatcataatacaagcagattgaatctgaatgtcataataataatacaagcagattaaaatgtacacgtacacaagcaaagctaaaaagtattagaaagttgaatgttattgtttcgacttgtttcatgtgtagtaagtgtaccgaattgctgacttgaccatagcatcACTTTTTCGTCTAGAGAAATAGGTtcagcttgcttcgaagatgtacatacctgtacctaagccagacccatataatcgtttcatcaagggtgcttcgaatatcatagctttccaaaagagcaaaccagatactcattgccatatagtttgcgcacaaagtttcccatccagtaagccagatcagctggaggcatatccagtagtgggatcgggactgttggtcaggagaaataagtcgagaacatgcccagtcagtccagatagctttagatcgtatctccttctcagtctggatctacaaacctactaaaacttgctattacgtctagctagctagctagccaccagcaactgatttaaaatgtagctagatctagctgccacgaggctagagctcatgtgacagcactaaatcctttagaactacctagccaagtcacgtgttttaatgctggtgcactcggatggcctcttGGTTATgtaatgcactcggctgcgcctcgagcaccacgttaacctcgaggccatcctcggcacgcagattaaaacacttaatcttggctaggtgtgttctaaataatacttagatactgtttaggagaggtgtctatgggaattataagcccaaaggcctgctgtagtatcccgagcaAAGCGAGGGTACTACGAGTGCCTgcgggcttataattcccatagacacctcctaaacagtatctaacgagTTTAGTTGCTAGGTTCATTTCAAAAACTAACCGAAAGAATGGACGCGGGCGAAGACCTAGGCCTAgacaagctcttttctgaagAAGTACTCGGCATAATAATGACCGAGCCCATAGACCCCGCCCTCTACGACATAAATGTGGAGGCGGAGCTGGCTACTCTTTCTACAGAACAAAGAaaggaggaggagctggacGAGCCAACAGAACCTGCACAATCTTCTCTACCTAACTCAAAGCGAATGAAGCTTTCTTCAAGCAGTGCCTCTACCTCCAAGCAAGTGCGTGCATTTGCACCTCAATGAACAAAAAGTGAGATGGAAAAATTGAAGAAGAGTGCTATTCCTAATAGCACAACTTCAGATACAAAGTACTGCTTCAAGCTATGGAATGACTGGTGTGAGTACCGATTAAATTGCCATGGGGATATTATTCCACTATTGAGTGACCTGAAATCCGAGGAACTATCCGAGAACCTGAAATGCTTTATTTTTCAGATTCGGCAGAACGATGGCTCAGAATTTCCCCCTGATACACTGCACCACATTGTGAGTGGCATACAGAGATATTTGCGATGGAATGGAAATCCCGGGATTGACCTGTTCAAGGATGCTTGTTTTGCTGACTTTCGAATGTGCCTAGACTCCGAAATGAAGCGCTTGCAGAGAGCTGGACTATAGGGTCACAAAAGAAGAAGGCTGAACCTCTaacagaagaagaagaagaactTCTATGGAACAAAGGTCTTTCTTGGATGCAAAACTCCACAACCACTGGTTGATACGGTACTTTTTATGAATGGTGTCTACTTTGCTCTACGAAGTGGTAGCAAACATCGTCAATTGAGGTCAGAACCATGCCAAATTCAAGTAATTGAAGTTGAAGGACAGCGGTCGTATTTGAAATACACAGAACACATATCTAAAAATCGACCAGGAGGCTTGAAAGGCAGGAAACTCAAGCCAAAAGTAGTGTCTCACTATACAACAATCCCGAAAACCCTGAAAGATGCCTATTCAAGCTTACCAACAGCTCCTGCCAAAAGATTGTCCTAAAAATTCATTTTACTTTCGAGCCTTGAAAAACCCAACACCTACTACTTGGTTTTCGAACAAACCAATTGGCCACAATACGCTGGACCAAACAGTGGCTCGACTATGTTCTGCAGCTAGTATTAAGGGGTACCGAATGAATCATTCTCTCCGTgcaactgctgctactagaCTCTACAACGCTGGAGTGGACGAATAAATGATAATGGAAACAACTGGACACCGAAGCTTGGAAGGAGTTCGCAGCTACAAGAGAACTTCTGAGTGTCAAAAGAAGTCAGTTTCAGACATTCTCAACGTAAAGCCAAT
This genomic stretch from Halichondria panicea chromosome 16, odHalPani1.1, whole genome shotgun sequence harbors:
- the LOC135349798 gene encoding uncharacterized protein LOC135349798: MPFFGHMCNVWYAVCAMSLLFSITKDDRTIKLKPTQLSTETMGKVFNLSADSIFLIGDDGTVATAEDGNFNSQPIQPKFSKWKPQGSSLNAPSSLSLKKPGSSKACWTKSVEICSYDKSYDSIKKKFNLPIILTESTASVSQIVGIVSAEGFEGDSVIILDSQNLRIPDSNGTKGTGI